A window of the Xiashengella succiniciproducens genome harbors these coding sequences:
- a CDS encoding ligand-binding sensor domain-containing protein yields MLVFCLNLNAGDPTVSHFTISEGLSNNSINDIFQDSRGFLWIGTEDGLNRYDGYTFEVLKSGGDPEYSLAGNCITAIQEDRNGNIWIGTKRRGISVLISQTGKFKHYRHISGNPRSLPENTVTDFYLSPTGEMWIKMESFLVKYNEPDDSFKSYGHFSNVFKRSGNIGNQIAEESDTTFLIGTKDGLNRFSIRTGMFERLHKYDNQSVVFQDEVHHIQQISRSHYLIGAESGLFLLEPGKHMMPVPASGSYGAKVSVNAISYDIHGNIWLGTTRGLEMYKGGGQRHELYMQSGNGQPLIQGEISVLYNDASDLLWVGTRFNGLYKINLSPSKFSYLGKDNAGNLDMRSFNIRSIYEDTKGRLWLGTLNSGIYVLDKSRNLVRHYVLNSERYRSYDDAVGSMYEDEKGLIWVGSNTGIYTIDPVYNRATEFNYVNDNRYTTLLKNNPVTVVLGDSIGNMWFGTHFGLYRYNNHKMFSYFSEEGSKTLPADHITAMSLDGARGIWIGTDDGLAYFENKSGKIIPLSDFKVSGNTDLQIQSLALDNSGRLWAGTRSGLYSITRVREDSIVVEASPAIRNEKVPSVIPDGKRRIWVSSSKGITMISPEGTIRDYDIYDGVPPQLFNLSSALSTSDGAIYFGGVDGLCWVYPDSLSFNIHRPRIAITDISICNKGDCKGVVLGELAELRIKYKPQLLINLTFAALEFTQPTKNSYKVMVENYDTEWRSVTTSNNLTLSNLMPGRYKLRIMASNNDFTWNNQPLELPIYITPPLWMTKYAYAFYLLLLIFVIQMVINYRIRHYKRANRSLEEKNIDKHKIEEQREILSRINQNLTDSINYATRIQAAMIPTEKVIRTVISDAFVYFRPKDLVSGDFYWMHQRDGKIFIAVVDCTGHGVPGAFMSIIGIDLLRNIVSGQKVDDPSQILRKLSIELDQTLRKNDSNLLEPDSVNDGMDISICVIDRDKKEIRFAGAVNGIYIIREDKLESYKGDRIAIGRIVDGRVPDYTTHIISATEGDMVYMFSDGYVDQFGGPDNKKFKHLRFRHLLLNIHKLNADDQKSILHQKMEEWRGESEQIDDILVLGFRV; encoded by the coding sequence ATGCTTGTGTTCTGTCTTAATCTGAATGCGGGTGATCCGACTGTTTCTCATTTCACAATATCAGAAGGCCTGTCAAACAATTCAATTAATGATATTTTTCAGGACAGCAGGGGCTTTTTATGGATAGGTACGGAGGACGGACTCAACAGATATGACGGTTATACTTTTGAGGTACTTAAGAGCGGTGGGGATCCTGAGTATTCATTGGCAGGCAACTGTATCACGGCAATTCAGGAGGATCGCAACGGTAATATCTGGATTGGGACAAAGCGAAGGGGGATCTCAGTTTTGATTTCTCAGACAGGCAAGTTCAAGCATTACAGACATATTTCCGGCAATCCCCGTTCACTTCCTGAAAACACAGTAACTGATTTCTATCTTTCTCCCACAGGTGAGATGTGGATCAAAATGGAGAGCTTTCTAGTGAAATACAACGAACCAGATGACAGCTTCAAGTCATACGGTCACTTTTCCAATGTGTTTAAGCGTTCAGGTAATATAGGGAATCAGATAGCAGAGGAAAGCGATACCACCTTCCTGATAGGAACCAAAGACGGCCTTAACCGCTTCAGCATCAGGACGGGAATGTTTGAGCGACTTCATAAGTATGATAACCAGTCCGTTGTATTTCAAGACGAGGTGCATCATATACAGCAAATATCAAGAAGTCATTATCTGATTGGCGCTGAAAGCGGGCTTTTTCTGTTAGAGCCAGGCAAGCATATGATGCCGGTTCCGGCTTCCGGCAGTTATGGAGCAAAAGTATCTGTCAATGCCATTAGTTACGATATCCATGGTAATATCTGGCTGGGAACCACCAGGGGGCTCGAGATGTACAAAGGCGGTGGTCAGCGTCATGAACTCTATATGCAGTCAGGCAACGGCCAGCCACTTATTCAGGGTGAGATTAGCGTACTTTACAATGATGCTTCCGATCTGTTGTGGGTTGGTACACGCTTCAATGGTCTTTATAAAATCAACCTTTCCCCATCGAAATTCTCCTATCTGGGTAAAGATAATGCCGGTAATCTTGATATGCGATCATTCAATATCCGATCTATTTATGAAGATACCAAGGGCAGACTGTGGCTTGGAACCCTTAACAGTGGGATCTATGTGCTTGATAAGTCAAGAAACCTGGTACGCCACTATGTGCTTAACTCAGAGAGATACAGAAGTTATGATGACGCTGTAGGCTCTATGTATGAAGATGAGAAGGGCTTGATCTGGGTTGGTTCAAATACCGGTATCTACACTATCGATCCAGTTTACAACAGGGCTACGGAATTCAACTATGTCAATGACAACCGTTATACCACCTTGCTTAAAAACAACCCGGTTACCGTTGTGCTTGGTGATAGCATTGGAAATATGTGGTTTGGCACCCATTTCGGACTTTATCGCTACAACAATCATAAGATGTTCAGCTACTTCAGCGAGGAAGGCAGCAAGACCCTCCCGGCTGATCATATCACTGCAATGAGTCTGGATGGTGCACGAGGAATATGGATTGGAACAGATGATGGACTGGCTTACTTTGAAAACAAGAGTGGGAAAATTATTCCACTTTCTGATTTTAAAGTCAGTGGGAATACAGACTTACAAATACAATCACTGGCTCTGGATAACTCAGGAAGGCTATGGGCAGGTACCAGGTCGGGACTTTATTCGATAACGCGAGTAAGGGAAGATTCAATTGTTGTTGAGGCCAGTCCGGCAATTCGCAATGAAAAGGTGCCGTCGGTCATCCCCGACGGCAAACGGAGGATATGGGTAAGTTCCAGTAAGGGAATAACCATGATTTCACCTGAAGGTACAATACGGGACTACGACATTTATGATGGTGTGCCACCACAACTTTTCAACCTAAGCAGTGCTTTAAGCACCAGCGACGGAGCAATTTACTTTGGTGGAGTAGATGGCCTATGCTGGGTATACCCTGATTCCCTCAGCTTCAATATTCATAGGCCACGCATTGCCATTACCGATATTTCGATATGTAATAAAGGCGACTGCAAGGGTGTAGTCCTTGGAGAGCTGGCTGAACTTAGAATAAAATACAAGCCGCAGCTGCTGATTAACTTGACCTTTGCGGCATTGGAGTTCACTCAGCCGACTAAAAACAGCTACAAGGTGATGGTCGAAAACTATGACACCGAATGGAGGTCTGTAACTACAAGTAACAATCTGACCTTGTCAAACCTGATGCCGGGCAGATACAAGTTGCGTATTATGGCATCCAACAATGACTTTACATGGAATAATCAGCCGCTGGAGCTTCCAATCTATATTACTCCACCATTGTGGATGACAAAGTATGCTTATGCGTTTTATTTGTTGCTGCTTATTTTTGTAATCCAGATGGTTATCAACTACCGCATAAGGCATTACAAGAGGGCCAACCGTTCGCTTGAAGAAAAGAATATCGATAAGCACAAGATAGAAGAGCAGAGGGAGATACTATCAAGAATCAACCAGAACCTGACAGATAGCATCAATTATGCGACCCGTATTCAGGCTGCTATGATACCTACGGAGAAGGTTATCAGAACAGTAATATCTGATGCTTTTGTGTATTTTCGTCCAAAGGATCTTGTAAGTGGTGACTTCTATTGGATGCATCAACGTGACGGAAAGATCTTTATAGCGGTTGTTGACTGCACCGGTCACGGCGTCCCCGGTGCCTTTATGTCAATAATCGGGATTGACCTGCTAAGAAATATAGTATCCGGACAGAAAGTTGATGATCCTTCCCAGATTCTTCGTAAGCTAAGCATAGAACTGGATCAGACATTACGTAAGAATGATAGCAACTTATTGGAGCCTGATTCGGTTAATGATGGTATGGATATATCTATTTGCGTGATAGATAGAGATAAAAAAGAGATTCGTTTTGCCGGTGCCGTAAATGGTATATATATTATCAGGGAGGACAAGCTGGAGTCCTATAAAGGTGACAGGATAGCAATAGGAAGGATTGTGGATGGCCGTGTTCCTGATTATACTACTCATATAATCAGTGCCACCGAGGGTGATATGGTCTATATGTTTAGTGACGGATATGTTGACCAGTTTGGTGGCCCCGATAACAAGAAATTCAAGCACCTTAGATTCAGGCACCTGTTGCTTAATATTCATAAGCTAAATGCTGACGATCAGAAATCCATACTCCATCAAAAGATGGAAGAATGGAGAGGAGAAAGCGAGCAGATAGACGATATCCTGGTACTCGGCTTCAGAGTTTGA
- a CDS encoding hybrid sensor histidine kinase/response regulator, with protein sequence MMDLFISEQNDQADMDTKSKSLLLNLSSMTFTLVVLVEGIWSLIDERAELAIPFLTLGFILTINHLSIKSLKSTLRLNIFLAILFVTCCFFVLLGGNTGVGIIWVMIFPFFAIALTGRQNGLRWAMALALALALDFLLLKDLSIFFVNYGTNQSTYYFIMYLVFTLAAFAFQFIRSEVLLEKERIILDTQNRNKAQEDLLSKLSHQIRTPLSNITGILDILESTKLNDEQKDAVNTIHASANNLVSVVNNLVMASSLTMKESNDISNFNLYNTLNNVLRLFPYENYRVRLSLSLAADIPSQLTGNSIKIKQILLNLINSIVTRPTGSEPRSITIEVKKAQAMPDMVELIFRIISDFVYKPDSDSHANESFYNYQDLHRLNAGKVINFLDLAITQKMIESDGHTLNIITNPKYTIFEFNATFASAAGRFTVSSDSYDKRAENRFKNRVELSDASILLVEDNFSNQQIICLYLKNEVKSIDIAFNGKEAIDKFGTAKYDLILMDVQMPIMDGFKATQKIRELERTTNTRVPIIAVTANAFPEDKERCLAVGMDDYISKPFQPEDLLKKIKQFLNN encoded by the coding sequence ATGATGGATCTTTTCATCTCCGAACAGAATGATCAGGCAGACATGGACACTAAGTCCAAATCCCTACTGTTGAACCTGTCAAGCATGACTTTTACTCTTGTTGTGCTTGTTGAGGGCATCTGGTCTCTTATTGACGAGAGAGCAGAACTAGCCATTCCTTTTCTGACATTAGGTTTCATACTGACAATCAACCACCTCTCAATCAAATCACTTAAATCAACGTTACGCCTTAATATTTTCCTCGCCATCCTGTTTGTTACTTGTTGTTTCTTTGTTTTGCTTGGTGGAAATACCGGGGTAGGCATTATTTGGGTAATGATCTTCCCCTTCTTTGCTATAGCTCTTACTGGAAGGCAAAACGGTCTGCGATGGGCTATGGCACTGGCTCTTGCGCTAGCATTGGACTTTTTGCTTCTAAAAGACCTTAGTATTTTCTTCGTGAACTATGGTACTAACCAGAGCACCTACTATTTTATTATGTACCTGGTCTTTACTCTTGCAGCATTTGCATTCCAGTTTATCCGCTCCGAGGTACTACTTGAAAAGGAAAGGATAATCCTGGACACTCAAAACAGGAATAAGGCTCAGGAAGACTTGCTGTCGAAACTGTCACACCAGATCAGGACACCGCTTAGCAATATTACAGGAATACTCGACATCCTTGAATCTACAAAGCTCAATGATGAGCAGAAAGATGCTGTCAATACTATTCATGCTTCAGCCAACAACCTGGTAAGTGTTGTCAACAACCTCGTTATGGCATCATCGCTCACAATGAAGGAGAGTAACGATATAAGCAATTTCAACCTATACAATACCCTCAATAATGTGCTAAGGCTCTTCCCCTACGAAAATTATAGGGTAAGACTTAGCTTGTCGCTTGCAGCCGACATCCCCAGTCAACTGACAGGCAACAGCATCAAGATCAAGCAGATTCTCCTCAACCTTATCAACAGTATAGTCACCAGACCTACTGGAAGTGAGCCCCGCAGCATAACCATAGAGGTTAAAAAAGCTCAGGCCATGCCCGATATGGTTGAACTTATATTCAGGATTATAAGTGACTTCGTGTACAAACCAGATTCTGACAGTCACGCAAATGAGTCATTCTACAACTACCAGGATTTGCATAGACTGAATGCCGGTAAGGTCATTAATTTCCTTGACCTTGCCATTACTCAAAAGATGATAGAAAGCGACGGGCACACTCTCAACATCATTACAAATCCCAAGTATACCATCTTTGAGTTCAATGCAACTTTTGCTTCAGCCGCAGGTAGATTTACTGTATCTTCCGACTCTTATGACAAAAGAGCTGAAAACAGATTCAAGAACAGAGTTGAACTGTCTGATGCATCCATACTGCTAGTAGAGGACAACTTCAGCAACCAGCAGATTATTTGCCTGTATCTTAAAAATGAAGTCAAAAGCATTGACATAGCTTTTAATGGTAAAGAAGCTATTGATAAGTTTGGCACAGCCAAGTACGACCTTATTCTAATGGACGTACAAATGCCAATAATGGACGGATTTAAGGCTACTCAAAAGATTAGGGAACTTGAACGCACAACCAATACCAGAGTTCCTATTATTGCGGTTACTGCAAATGCATTCCCAGAAGATAAAGAACGCTGTCTGGCAGTGGGTATGGATGATTACATAAGCAAGCCATTCCAACCCGAGGATCTGCTAAAAAAGATTAAGCAATTTCTTAATAACTAA
- the ettA gene encoding energy-dependent translational throttle protein EttA, with the protein MADDKKIIFSMVGVSKVYPPQKKVLNNIYLSFFYGAKIGVIGLNGSGKSTLLKIIAGIEKNYQGEVHFSPGYSIGYLEQEPHLDETRTVRQIVEEGVQEVVDVLKAYEAINEKFGDPDVLEDPDKMQALMDEQAVLQEKIDQYDAWNLDSRLERAMDALRCPPEDQLVKELSGGERRRVALCRLLLQEPDILLLDEPTNHLDAESVHWLEAHLQQYKGTVIAITHDRYFLDNVAGWILELDRGEGIPWKGNYSSWLEQKSKRLEMEEKAASKRRLTLERELEWVRMSPKARHAKSKARLAAYENLLKEDVKQKEEKLEIFIPNGPRLGEKVIEAKGVSKAFGDRILFEDLNFVLPPNGIVGVIGPNGAGKTTLFRMIMGQQTVDKGTFEVGETVKVGYVDQSHSAIDPNKTVFEVVSGGLDLIRMGGRDINARAFLARFNFTGADQEKKCGMLSGGERNRLHLAMTLKEEANVLLLDEPTNDIDVNTLRALEEGLEDFAGCAVVISHDRWFLDRIATHILAFEGNSSVYFFEGSYSEYEENKRKRLGNADPQRIRYRKLVE; encoded by the coding sequence ATGGCAGACGATAAGAAAATTATTTTCAGCATGGTAGGTGTTAGCAAGGTCTATCCTCCACAGAAAAAGGTTCTCAACAATATTTATCTATCCTTTTTTTACGGGGCCAAGATAGGTGTGATTGGTTTGAATGGCTCGGGAAAATCTACCCTGCTGAAGATTATTGCCGGCATTGAAAAGAATTATCAGGGTGAAGTACATTTCTCACCCGGATACAGCATAGGTTATCTGGAGCAGGAGCCTCATCTGGATGAAACCAGGACTGTTCGTCAGATAGTTGAAGAGGGTGTTCAGGAAGTCGTCGATGTACTCAAGGCTTACGAAGCTATCAACGAGAAGTTTGGTGACCCCGATGTACTTGAGGATCCCGATAAGATGCAGGCACTGATGGATGAGCAGGCCGTATTGCAGGAGAAGATTGACCAATATGATGCATGGAATCTTGATAGTAGGTTGGAAAGAGCAATGGATGCATTGCGTTGTCCTCCGGAAGATCAACTTGTAAAAGAACTATCAGGAGGTGAAAGACGTCGTGTTGCTTTGTGTCGTTTGCTGCTTCAGGAGCCTGATATCCTTTTGCTTGATGAGCCAACCAACCACCTTGATGCCGAGTCAGTACACTGGCTGGAAGCTCACCTGCAGCAGTACAAGGGAACAGTTATAGCCATTACTCACGACCGTTACTTCCTTGATAATGTAGCAGGCTGGATCCTTGAACTTGACAGGGGGGAAGGCATTCCATGGAAGGGTAATTACTCATCTTGGCTTGAGCAGAAATCAAAGCGTCTTGAAATGGAAGAAAAGGCAGCTTCAAAGCGCCGACTGACACTAGAACGAGAGCTTGAATGGGTAAGGATGTCGCCCAAGGCTCGTCATGCCAAGTCAAAAGCTCGTCTGGCAGCTTATGAAAACCTGCTCAAAGAAGACGTTAAGCAGAAGGAAGAAAAGCTTGAAATCTTTATTCCAAACGGCCCCCGTCTAGGTGAAAAGGTAATTGAGGCCAAGGGTGTGTCCAAAGCTTTTGGAGATAGGATACTCTTTGAAGACCTTAATTTCGTATTGCCACCAAATGGTATAGTAGGTGTTATTGGTCCCAACGGAGCCGGTAAAACAACCCTCTTTAGAATGATTATGGGTCAGCAGACTGTTGACAAGGGAACCTTTGAAGTTGGTGAGACTGTCAAGGTTGGTTATGTTGACCAGAGCCACTCTGCTATTGATCCCAACAAGACTGTGTTTGAGGTAGTGTCGGGTGGTTTGGACCTGATACGTATGGGAGGTCGTGATATCAATGCAAGAGCCTTCCTTGCAAGGTTCAACTTTACAGGTGCCGATCAGGAAAAGAAATGCGGTATGCTGTCGGGTGGTGAGCGCAATCGTCTGCACCTTGCTATGACCCTTAAGGAAGAAGCCAATGTGCTCTTGCTCGACGAACCTACCAACGACATCGATGTCAACACCTTGCGTGCTTTGGAAGAAGGGCTTGAGGACTTTGCCGGATGTGCCGTTGTAATTTCGCACGACCGTTGGTTCCTCGACCGTATTGCAACTCATATCCTTGCCTTTGAGGGCAACTCATCAGTTTACTTCTTTGAAGGTTCATACTCAGAATATGAGGAGAACAAGAGGAAGAGGCTTGGAAATGCAGATCCGCAGAGAATCAGGTATCGCAAACTGGTGGAATAG